In Prochlorococcus marinus str. MIT 1214, one DNA window encodes the following:
- a CDS encoding DUF1816 domain-containing protein: MGPIRALRSLGNSFGLAWWAKVETIQPEVTYWFGPFLTRRSLKVRLNAFIEDLSAESPKKINHSLIRCRRNEPLTS; this comes from the coding sequence ATGGGTCCCATTAGGGCTCTTCGAAGCTTAGGTAATAGTTTTGGCTTGGCCTGGTGGGCCAAGGTTGAGACAATTCAACCAGAGGTAACTTATTGGTTTGGTCCTTTTCTAACTCGCCGTAGCTTGAAAGTCAGATTAAATGCTTTTATAGAAGATCTTTCTGCAGAGTCACCCAAGAAAATTAATCATAGTTTAATTAGGTGTCGCCGTAATGAGCCTCTAACGTCATAA
- the gatA gene encoding Asp-tRNA(Asn)/Glu-tRNA(Gln) amidotransferase subunit GatA, protein MTFEDLRQKLKSGEVSSKELVQEKINRIKQLDPTLNSFLTVNSELALSKADHIDKQIASGDHLPPLSGIPIAIKDNLCTKGIKTTCASKILDNFVPPYESTVTKKLLNAGAIMIGKTNMDEFAMGSSTETSAFGPTLNPWNITKVPGGSSGGSAASVAAGLCYGSLGSDTGGSIRQPASFCGVVGMKPTYGRVSRWGLIAFASSLDQVGPFANNVSDAAEILQVISGKDEFDSTTVDIPVPNYLESLSKSIKGMKIGLIDNCFDHEGLATDVKESVLGSASLLENLGAEIVNVSCPRFNDGIATYYVIAPSEASANLARYDGVKYGFRSEDAQSLIEMTSKSRALGFGSEVKRRILIGTYALSAGYVDAYYKKAQQVRTLIRRDFDDAFKKVDVLLAPTAPTTAFGSGDNMDNPMAMYLSDLLTIPANLAGLPAISLPCGFDKSGLPIGLQLIGNVFEEGKLLQVANQFEKAAEVYKNRPKTDFTL, encoded by the coding sequence ATGACTTTTGAAGACTTACGCCAGAAATTGAAAAGTGGTGAGGTCTCTTCTAAAGAGCTTGTTCAAGAAAAAATAAACCGAATAAAACAATTAGATCCAACTCTGAATTCCTTTCTAACAGTTAATAGTGAGCTAGCCCTAAGCAAAGCTGACCATATCGATAAACAAATAGCTTCTGGCGACCATTTACCTCCTTTGTCAGGAATACCCATTGCTATAAAAGACAACCTTTGTACAAAAGGAATTAAGACAACTTGCGCAAGCAAGATTTTAGACAACTTTGTACCGCCATATGAGTCAACAGTTACAAAAAAACTTTTGAACGCAGGAGCAATAATGATTGGCAAGACAAATATGGATGAATTTGCTATGGGCAGTTCTACAGAAACCTCTGCATTTGGTCCTACTTTGAATCCATGGAACATTACAAAAGTACCAGGAGGCAGCTCTGGTGGTAGTGCAGCTTCTGTTGCTGCTGGATTATGTTACGGATCTCTTGGTTCTGATACTGGCGGCTCAATTCGACAACCTGCTTCTTTTTGTGGCGTTGTTGGCATGAAACCAACTTATGGCCGAGTAAGTCGATGGGGGTTAATAGCTTTTGCTAGCTCTTTAGATCAGGTTGGTCCATTTGCGAATAATGTTTCTGATGCAGCTGAAATCTTGCAAGTAATATCAGGCAAAGATGAGTTTGATTCAACTACTGTTGATATTCCTGTTCCCAATTATTTAGAGAGCCTGTCTAAGTCAATTAAGGGTATGAAAATAGGCTTAATCGATAACTGCTTTGATCATGAAGGCTTAGCCACTGATGTTAAAGAATCTGTTCTTGGCTCTGCCTCGCTTCTAGAAAACTTAGGCGCAGAAATTGTTAATGTTTCTTGTCCTCGTTTCAATGATGGAATTGCTACCTATTACGTTATTGCCCCATCTGAAGCTTCAGCGAATCTAGCTAGATACGACGGTGTCAAATATGGATTCCGCTCGGAAGATGCACAATCTCTTATAGAAATGACCTCCAAAAGTAGAGCACTTGGTTTTGGAAGTGAAGTTAAACGAAGAATTCTTATTGGAACCTATGCCCTATCCGCTGGTTATGTTGATGCTTACTACAAGAAAGCCCAGCAAGTTCGAACTTTGATACGGAGAGACTTTGATGATGCTTTTAAAAAAGTAGATGTTTTGTTAGCTCCAACAGCACCTACTACTGCTTTCGGCTCTGGAGATAATATGGATAATCCAATGGCGATGTATCTATCGGATTTATTGACGATTCCGGCAAATTTAGCTGGATTGCCTGCAATCAGCCTGCCATGTGGTTTTGATAAATCCGGTTTACCAATAGGCTTACAGCTAATAGGAAATGTTTTTGAAGAAGGGAAGCTTCTTCAAGTAGCTAATCAATTCGAGAAAGCTGCTGAGGTTTATAAAAATAGGCCTAAAACAGATTTCACGTTATAA